The Calothrix sp. PCC 7507 DNA segment TGACAGGGTTAGCCTTGGGTGCAGCCATGCAAATGGTACTTTTTCGCTGAATGGGGCAGAGGGGGATGAAGGAGACAAAGAAGAAATAATTAATGACTTTTAACCCCTCGCCCTGAGCGGAGACGTTAGCGTCTCCGCAGGAGAAGGAGAAGGGTTGACTCTTGACCAATTCTTAACTAGCTACGGATTCGACAGCCGCCACGACTGGTGTGTAAACGCTAACTTTCTTGCGGCTTTTACCTTTACGTTCAAAGGTGACAACGCCGTCAACTAAAGCAAACAAAGTATCATCACTACCAATACCGACATTGTTACCAGGATGATATTTTGTACCACGCTGCCGCACGAGAATGTTTCCCGCCCGTACAGTTTGACCACCGTAGCGCTTGACACCTAAGCGCTGGGCGTTAGAGTCACGACCGTTGCGTGTACTACCTGTTCCTTTTTTATGAGCCATAATTTCCTCTGATGTTTCTAGTTCTTGATTATTATTCAGCAGCAGTTTCTACAGCTTGGTCATCAACTTCGGGGGTGGGAGCGATCGCTGCTTCTTCAGCCGCCAACACTGTACCATTGAGGTTAATGGAGTTAATCAAAAGTCTGGTGATTTCTTGGCGATGTCCCCGTTTTTTGCGAGTTTTCTTTTTGGGCTTCATCTTGTACACCAAGACTTTACGACCTCTGAGATGTCTTAGCACCGTCCCTTCTACAGTCGCACCGGCTACTCTTGGTTGTCCGATGGTGACTCCACCGTCATGAGCTACCAGTAATACTGCGTCTATTGTAACTTTTTCGTCTGGTGCAGCAGTCAGCAGCTCGATATCGTAAAATCGACCCGCCTCAACTCGTATTTGTTTGCCACCAGTTTCAATAATTGCGTAAGTCATGGGATGGTCCTTAGGTTTGCCGTACAGGTAGCTGGCTTTATATCTTCATGCATAGAAGTGATGTCTAACGACAAGCCGCTTTGCGTCTGCGCTATTGCCAGCTTTTGCAGTATGTCTACCTGATCCGAGCGGAAATTAGACAGACAATCTAAAATTCTATTTGATTGCCTAGTGTTAAGTCAACTATTATGCAAGTTTTAGATGCTAAAACCTTTGGCTATTAAGAGGTTCAAGAATTATAGCGGTTCTCAGTCGGATGCAACACAATCGAGGAAACCCCAGAGGGCGGGAAAACCCTGCCCCTACAAGCTTTGGGATTTAAAACTGTGCCTCAAATGCTACAAGTTTCCCAAAAAGTTGACTTGATTTGCGAAATCGTGACTTGTGCTGATGTATTTAGTCAGGACACAGAACAGCACCTAAAAATCTGAGCAAAGGACTCTGTTGCTCAGATTTTCTTTTTTCTATCGACCAAGCTTCACCTCTGGAACTCATATCGTCTCACCGATGAGTTAGGATGGCTATATTTTAATTAGGTAAGATGAAAAGAATAGAAGTTGAACAGAGAACAATTTTTATTGGTTTAGCAGGTAGCCACGGCTATGGATTAAATCGTCCTGGTTCCGATTTTGATTATCGGGGTGTGTTTATCGCACCCAAAAGATATTACTTAGGATTTGACCACATAGAACAAAAAGAAACCGGTTGGGATGAAGTAGGAATATTTCCTTTTCTAGATAATAATAAAGACACAGTTATATATGAATTAAAAAAAGTCATTCAATTACTATCTGGAGCCAATCCCAACGTTTTAGAATTGCTGTGGTTGCCTAGCTATCCTGTGTTAACACCAATAGGACAGCACTTAATTAACCACAAACAGCTATTTTTAAGTAAGAAGGTAAAGCATACTTATACTGGTTACGCTTTTGCCCAAATCAAAAAGATGGAAACCCATCGTAAGTGGTTGTTAAATCCACCACAAAAGAAACCGCTTCCTTCTGATTTTGGTATAGAAGACGAAGCACCATTAATTAAAGATGAGCTAAATGCTTTTCTGGAGTATCTTTATAACCTAATTAGGGGAAGGATTGAGTTTTTAGAAGAGGCTGAACAACTATATCAACTATTGACAGCAGATATTGATTTCAAAGGCATATTGAAACAATATACTTTGCCTGATGAGACTTTAGAATATACGCAAACATTAACCAACAGTCGTAAAGACTTTATTCGCCTGCTGCAAAAAAGTCAAACCTATCAAGTAGCTTTAAGAGAATGGAAAGCCTATTTATCATGGCAAGAAAATAGGAATCCCACTAGGGCAGAAACGGAAAGAAAGTCTGGTTTTGACCTGAAGCATGGGATGCACTGCATTAGATTATTACGCAGTGGACTGGAAATATTGCGAACAGGTAATGTGATTGTAGATAGGAGGATAGCTGGTGATGTTGAAGATTTAAAAGCTATCCTTCAGGGTGAGTATAGTTATGATCAGGTGATGAAAATGGCGGAAGATTTAGTTGCTGAAATGGATATTGTTTACGAACAATCAACTCTACCTCACAAACCTGACTTAGAGCAAATTAATGAGTTATGTATGGAATTGGTAGAGATGCAGGGGTGGTGATTTTTCAGTTATCAGTTAACAGTCTGAATTAAATCGACAAAGCCATAGAAACTAATGAATAGTAGTAGCAATGCTGTTAATTTGGTGATTCGTGATTGGTATGAGGGGGCGATCGCTTCTCTAACTAAAATAGAGATAGATGCCCCAACTACTAAGCTCAAGACCAGTACCCAATAGGGTCTGTCTGGTAAAATTGTGGCAACTGCTAGCATGGCGATCGCTAGCGTGAGCATCAATGACTCTACAAACCGGGGTGGGTTATATTGGCTGGCTAAAATAAAGCTATTTAACCAAAAGTGCCACAATCTCATATTTCATCGCTTTTGGGGAATAGTGAAAAGACTGTTAACTGTTCACTGTTAACTGTTCACTGATTACCTAACTCCAGTTTTCAGTTGACCTGTACCGTTTTTTTGTGCAGTATCCTTTTCTGGTAGTTCCACACCAAAGACCCGTGCAAAAGCTTTTTCTACTTTGTAGCCAGAGTCAATCGACTCCAACGGGTCTTTCCGCAGTCGGTGACGCAGACATAGAGTGATCACGCGGCGGACATCATCAACTGTGACTTCGGTGCGTCCTTCAAATGCTGTCAATGCTTTGGCGGCGCGGTTTGTCACTATATCACCCCGTAAACCATCCACATCCAATTCTGAACAGATTTCCGAAATTTTCACCCGCACATCATAATCACTTTTCACTTCGGGTAACAGTGTTTGAGCATTGACAATCTGCTGTTGTAGTGCTTCTTGCTCAGGTTTAGACTTGTCTACAAACACCAAGGGATTTTGGTCAAATTCTGCTCGTTGTTCGACAATTTGCACCCTTAAGGCTGGTTCTTTGACTGTGTGGATTTCGGCGTGCATTCCAAAGCGGTCGAGGAGTTGGGGGCGTAGTTCACCTTCTTCTGGGTTTCCAGAACCCACCAGTACAAAACGTGCTGGGTGACGGATAGAAATACCTTCCCGTTCTACGGTGTTCCAACCACTGGCTGCGGAGTCGAGTAAAACATCTACCAAGTGGTCATCAAGCAAGTTGACTTCATCAACGTAGAGGATACCCCGGTTAGCTTTGGCTAACAGTCCCGGCTCAAAAGCCTTCACACCTTCAGATAAAGCTTTTTCGATGTCGATAGTGCCGCAAACCCGATCTTCTGTAGCGCCTAATGGCAAGTCTACCATCTGGACTTTTTTGTGAGCAACGGGAATTTCTGCCCCTTGTTCTAACAATTGGCGGACTTCGTCACTCATGACATCGGGATCGCTGGGGTCGCTGTTGAAGGGGTCGTTAGCTACCACAGGGATTTCGGGTAACAGGTCGGCCAGGGCCCGGATAGTGGTGGATTTGCCAGTACCGCGATCGCCCATAATCATCACACCGCCAATTTTGGGGTCAATCACGTTCAACAGCAGCGCCAGTTTCATTTCTTCCTGACCCACAATTGCTGTAAACGGGAATACCACACGTCGCGCACTCGCTGTGGTTTGAGCAGTAGGACTCACTAAATTACCTTATCAAGATTTTCTTACTTACCGTTGTTTATTGTCCCACATTTGGGGTCTTACAAGTTGACACTCCCCCAACCAAATAAATTTCGCGTTTGCTCATTTATTTCAGCATCTTGGGGATTAGTTAAGAAGTTGTTCTGAACTCGGTATGAGCCGTAGTTCTCCACTTCTCCAATGCCCTAGTTCATAGCCTCTAGTACAGCATGGGGTAAATAAACACACCATTTGAACACAGGTAAAAAGCTTGTAGGAATCAGTATTCTTTCTTTTTACTTTTTTAGCTTTTATTTAACCTGTCACCTGCTGTTCTGAGATAGGCTTGTTCACTATATATTATCGAAATCATCTAATCGAATTTCCTTCCAAATCTCAGAAACTTGCCATCCGGAGTTGCCAACAGATTGAACTATGGGATGATCGCGAAAATTCAGATATCTGGGTTCTCTATTGTCTACATCCTCATCGGGCATTGGTTTCTTGATTACCGATGGTTCTGGTAAATCGGCTATATCCAATGGCAGACTCCCTTCTTCTGTTTCCTCCATGATTTTGATCTTTTCTAGCAGCAGTTTCTCAGATTTCTTAATTAGTTTCATAGTATGTGTATTTAAAGTTTTGAGAATTGGACACAGAAAAACCGGAATCTTAACGCTGATTCTGAAAGAGTCTGTTGTAGACTTTCAAGAATCTTTAGATAGATCCGTAAGGATTCCTATGAAGTCTAGTGTGAAAAAATTTGGACAGGATAAACTAGAATACAGTAAATTTGTGGAAAATACGAGTGTTTCGCTAAGAAATTTATGGAATTAATCATCAGAATTTTAAATCAGCTAATTTGCTCGATTTTCTGATTGTGCCCTATGTAAGGATTTGGACTTATGTCAGACTCAATCAACTGGCAGCATAAGTTGAGTCGAGAGAATTGGCAACCACTAAAACGTCAAACTATCTGCAATGACTGTGCTTTTCATACCAAAGTGGCAGAAGTGATGCAGTGCATTCACCCTGATGAATTCGAGGTTAATTGTTCTACCATCATTTTCTGCAATTCATTTCAACCAACCCAAGAAATTGAAAGTCCTTGTGTATCCTTCGGTAAGGATGACGGCGAATAAGCTCCCGTTTTAGAGGATTAAAAAACATTTATGGCTAGAAATCCCTACCTCCCAGAGGATAGGGTTTCTAACTGCCGATTTCACTTAAGCTCAAACCAAGGATCATGTCTTGGTATATTTGTCAATGATTTTGGCTAATTCGGGTACTGCTTCTTCTACATTTTGTTTGGCTGAACCCCGCAATTTGTCATAGGTTCCTTTGACTATTTGGCGCTTCAGGTTTTGCGCTCTCGCATCAGTGACGCTGAGTAGTGCATCTGCTGTGCGATCGCGATTTGCGTTGAGATATCCGACTGGATCGCCTGTCTGCAAGCCTTCACTCCAGATCGGATCGAGTGCTGTGAAACACTGCGGTAGAATCTGCTCGACAACATAAGCGATGTATCCTGGCTTAACCCCCTTAAGAGCGCCAAAAGCAGCTTTTATCGCCATACCACTGATGCCTGATTTGGATGCAAGTTGCGCGTCTATCATGCTGCAACAGTCCTCCACAACTATGGCTTTTTTGTCTGGATTCGCTAGTCCGTCACTAAGTCCCACTTCACTCCTCCTGAGTTTCAAAGTATTTGATTCCTATTCAATTAGTTTTCCTACTGAGCAGGAAATTACAGAAAATAGTATCAGAGCTAAAGGATGATCATATACATAGTTCTATGTATTGGGAGATAGGGGGCAATTTTCTGCGGGGATGAACGATACAGAAAAAAACCAGCAAGAATAGGAGTTGAGCCTAATTCCATAGTGGCGATCGCCCAAATTTAAAAAATTTTGTCTGCCAATCAAGCTGTATAGAGTGCGATCGCCACTCTCACTTTTAAATAAGAAAAACTCATGACAAGTATAATTTTTACAAAAGTCTGGACACTTGATTAAAAAATGTAAAGCAGTGTAAATTATTGTTACAGACGCAAACAAACACGTCTCATTCATACAAAAAATAACCGCAATCATAAAACCATGACCGCAACCTTACAACAGCGCCAAAGCGCCAACGTATGGGACCAGTTTGCCAACTGGATCACCAGCACCAATAATCGCCTTTACATTGGTTGGTTCGGCGTCTTAATGATCCCCACCCTCATAGCTGCCACTGCTTGCTTCGTAATTGCCTTTATCGCCGCACCTCCCGTAGACATTGATGGTATTCGTGAACCCGTTGCAGGTTCCTTGCTCTACGGAAACAACATCATATCCGGTGCAGTAATTCCTTCTTCAAATGCCATCGGCTTGCACTTCTACCCCATTTGGGAAGCAGCTTCTTTAGATGAGTGGTTGTACAACGGCGGACCTTACCAACTAGTAATTTTCCACTTCTTGATTGGTGTATTTTGCTACCTCGGACGTGAGTGGGAACTTTCCTACCGCTTAGGAATGCGTCCTTGGATTTCAGTTGCATACAGCGCACCTGTTGCAGCAGCAACCGCAGTATTCTTGATTTACCCAATTGGTCAAGGTTCATTCTCCGATGGTATGCCCTTGGGTATCTCCGGCACATTCAACTTTATGCTCGTGTTCCAAGCAGAACACAACATCTTGATGCACCCCTTCCACATGTTGGGAGTAGCAGGTGTGTTCGGTGGTTCATTGTTCTCTGCAATGCACGGTTCTTTGGTAACATCTTCCTTAGTTCGTGAAACCACCGAAACCGAATCCTTGAACTACGGTTACAAGTTCGGACAAGAAGAAGAAACCTACAACATCGTTGCAGCCCACGGCTACTTCGGTCGCCTAATCTTCCAATACGCATCATTCAACAACAGCCGTTCACTGCACTTCTTGCTCGCAGCATGGCCAGTAGTTGGTATCTGGTTCACAGCTTTGGGTGTCAGCACAATGGCGTTCAACTTGAACGGATTCAACTTCAACCAATCAGTGATTGATTCTCAAGGTCGCGTCATCGCTACTTGGGCTGATGTGATCAACCGCGCTAACCTGGGTATGGAAGTAATGCACGAGCGTAACGCTCACAACTTCCCCCTAGATTTGGCTGCTGGTGATGTTGCTCCTGTGGCTCTGACTGCTCCTGCTATCAACGGTTAATTTTTAACTGACGCACGCACAATACTTCTGTAAGCAAAAGCCGCTCTCCCGAAAGGAAGAGTGGCTTTTGCATTAAAAGTCTAATCCTAAAGCTCTATCCTAGTTCTTTGAGTAGAGGATAAAAATAGTTAAGAATGTGTAGCTTGTAATTACCAAACAATCATAAATTTACCAACCCTCAGTTCTAGAGAAACTGGGGGCTTTTTTATAATTTATAGTCAATCTGGATTAAGGTATATTTCTCTGGAAGTGGCAGCAATTTAAATATTCCTTCAGGCTAACAAGGTTTATCTCTTATGGTCGATTCGATGTTAGAGATGAAATTGTTAGTCTGTGTTTGTCAGTCGGAAATGTTTACCAAATCAACGACAATGAACATTCTTGCTTGGATTGTTTTAGGTTTAATTGCTGGGGCGATCGCTAAGGCTATCTACCCCGGTCATCAGGGCGGCGGAATTCTAGGAACAATCTTGCTAGGAATAATCGGTGCTTTTGTAGGCGGTAGTTTGGGCATATTCTTCAGTACAGGAACCTTTGCTCTAGCAGCCCCTACTCTGAGTATTACTGGTGTTATAGTGGCAGTTATCGGCGCACTCGTTGCTGTTTTCTTGTGGAACTTGCTAACCCGAAGTAGTGCTGCGTAAATAATGTAAATGACGGTCAATTTATTAGTAAAAGTTGAGACCCCATTTAAATATTTTGCTTGCTGAATTTATTTGAAATAATAGCGCCAACCTATAGATAGGTTGGCGCTATTATTTCAACATTTTTTATCAAGTCAGAATAAATCATCAGATTTAGTCAGAATGAATAGACTTCCATCTCCTCCACGTCCAATTCTGAGAGTTTCATCTAAGTAAGTAATATCCAGGGTGGCAATTCTGCCAAGAGGGTTATGAGCCTGGACAACTTTAAATGGGTTGAGTTGAGGAGTTGCAAGTCCAACAATCTTTTCAATCGATAGGTAGCGTTTATCAAAATACACGTTGATGCGTTTATTCGGTAGAGGCGATGAATCTTCTATAGCAGGCTCAAAGCTAGCCGTTACTCTCACATATCCCGATACTAGCCCTAGAGCATGTTTAACAAAAGCTAAATTGAAAAACAATTTATTTGTGACATCAATCACTTGATAAACCTTACCCACTTTTAATCCTAATGGTAGGGAAGCTAAAGAACGGATTTCTCTAGCAGTGGAGTATTGCAGTTGCCAAGCCCCCTCCAGTAATGGAGTAGCCTGGAGGAGAGGATGAGGATGGGGATTAATGCTTTCTAGTTCCGTTGTTAATTGTTCAATTTCTGCGGTTAAAGCTGCGTTTAACTTTAAATTGGTGACAGGAGAACCATCACTTTTAGCTTGAATCTTCTCAATCGAGGCTTGTAATTTTTCCTTAACTACTAGTTGTTTGTTCAAGGTTGTTTATTCTCCTTCAATAGTGTGTGGATTTTATTGTCAAAATAATACGAACCTCAGTTACCACCAGGTTCAGCCTTTTCA contains these protein-coding regions:
- the rpmA gene encoding 50S ribosomal protein L27, whose translation is MAHKKGTGSTRNGRDSNAQRLGVKRYGGQTVRAGNILVRQRGTKYHPGNNVGIGSDDTLFALVDGVVTFERKGKSRKKVSVYTPVVAAVESVAS
- the rplU gene encoding 50S ribosomal protein L21 is translated as MTYAIIETGGKQIRVEAGRFYDIELLTAAPDEKVTIDAVLLVAHDGGVTIGQPRVAGATVEGTVLRHLRGRKVLVYKMKPKKKTRKKRGHRQEITRLLINSINLNGTVLAAEEAAIAPTPEVDDQAVETAAE
- a CDS encoding DNA polymerase beta superfamily protein; protein product: MKRIEVEQRTIFIGLAGSHGYGLNRPGSDFDYRGVFIAPKRYYLGFDHIEQKETGWDEVGIFPFLDNNKDTVIYELKKVIQLLSGANPNVLELLWLPSYPVLTPIGQHLINHKQLFLSKKVKHTYTGYAFAQIKKMETHRKWLLNPPQKKPLPSDFGIEDEAPLIKDELNAFLEYLYNLIRGRIEFLEEAEQLYQLLTADIDFKGILKQYTLPDETLEYTQTLTNSRKDFIRLLQKSQTYQVALREWKAYLSWQENRNPTRAETERKSGFDLKHGMHCIRLLRSGLEILRTGNVIVDRRIAGDVEDLKAILQGEYSYDQVMKMAEDLVAEMDIVYEQSTLPHKPDLEQINELCMELVEMQGW
- the bchI gene encoding magnesium chelatase ATPase subunit I, whose product is MSPTAQTTASARRVVFPFTAIVGQEEMKLALLLNVIDPKIGGVMIMGDRGTGKSTTIRALADLLPEIPVVANDPFNSDPSDPDVMSDEVRQLLEQGAEIPVAHKKVQMVDLPLGATEDRVCGTIDIEKALSEGVKAFEPGLLAKANRGILYVDEVNLLDDHLVDVLLDSAASGWNTVEREGISIRHPARFVLVGSGNPEEGELRPQLLDRFGMHAEIHTVKEPALRVQIVEQRAEFDQNPLVFVDKSKPEQEALQQQIVNAQTLLPEVKSDYDVRVKISEICSELDVDGLRGDIVTNRAAKALTAFEGRTEVTVDDVRRVITLCLRHRLRKDPLESIDSGYKVEKAFARVFGVELPEKDTAQKNGTGQLKTGVR
- the psbA gene encoding photosystem II q(b) protein, giving the protein MTATLQQRQSANVWDQFANWITSTNNRLYIGWFGVLMIPTLIAATACFVIAFIAAPPVDIDGIREPVAGSLLYGNNIISGAVIPSSNAIGLHFYPIWEAASLDEWLYNGGPYQLVIFHFLIGVFCYLGREWELSYRLGMRPWISVAYSAPVAAATAVFLIYPIGQGSFSDGMPLGISGTFNFMLVFQAEHNILMHPFHMLGVAGVFGGSLFSAMHGSLVTSSLVRETTETESLNYGYKFGQEEETYNIVAAHGYFGRLIFQYASFNNSRSLHFLLAAWPVVGIWFTALGVSTMAFNLNGFNFNQSVIDSQGRVIATWADVINRANLGMEVMHERNAHNFPLDLAAGDVAPVALTAPAING
- a CDS encoding GlsB/YeaQ/YmgE family stress response membrane protein codes for the protein MNILAWIVLGLIAGAIAKAIYPGHQGGGILGTILLGIIGAFVGGSLGIFFSTGTFALAAPTLSITGVIVAVIGALVAVFLWNLLTRSSAA
- a CDS encoding PAP/fibrillin family protein, with the translated sequence MNKQLVVKEKLQASIEKIQAKSDGSPVTNLKLNAALTAEIEQLTTELESINPHPHPLLQATPLLEGAWQLQYSTAREIRSLASLPLGLKVGKVYQVIDVTNKLFFNLAFVKHALGLVSGYVRVTASFEPAIEDSSPLPNKRINVYFDKRYLSIEKIVGLATPQLNPFKVVQAHNPLGRIATLDITYLDETLRIGRGGDGSLFILTKSDDLF